The following are encoded in a window of Numida meleagris isolate 19003 breed g44 Domestic line chromosome 13, NumMel1.0, whole genome shotgun sequence genomic DNA:
- the SCNN1G gene encoding amiloride-sensitive sodium channel subunit gamma isoform X1 — MAPSGPDGRAMAPGKKITARIKKTLPVRGPQAPTLRELMRWYCLNTNTHGCRRIVVSRGRLRRFIWILLTLSAVGLIIWQCAELLLNYYSASVSVTVQFQKLPFPAVTICNINPYKYSSMKDYLSELDKETKKALETFYGFSEGKSKVRRAAGDWNGTESLFFEQIPLLRFEDSSRTATDFRSGRKRKVEGSVFHKDSSIVNSGDSNDIIGFQLCDANNSSECALYTFSSGVNAIQEWYKLHYMNIMAQIPLETKEELSYSADDLLLTCFFDGLSCDKRHFTRFHHPLHGNCYTFNSGENGTVLSTSTGGSEYGLQVVLYIDEADYNPFLVTSTGAKIIVHDQDEYPFIEDIGTEIETAAATSIGMHFTRSRKLSKPYSDCTETGADIPVENLYNKSYSLQICLHSCFQKAMVESCGCAQYAQPLPAGAEYCNYKKNPNWMYCYYRLHEKFVKEQLGCQQICKDACSFKEWALTTSIAQWPSTVSEDWMLRVLSWDKGQKINKKLNKTDLANLMVFYKDLNERFISENPANTLVILLSNFGGQLGLWMSCSVVCVIEIIEVFFIDSFSIVTRHQWQKAKKWWNHRKRDGTGKPPEVGNVEQQGHDNPACIDEDLPTFNTALRLPLPQEGHLPRTPPPNYSTLRLETAFTEQLPDTLEAGQL, encoded by the exons ATGGCCCCGTCGGGCCCGGACGGCCGAG CCATGGCCCCCGGGAAGAAGATCACCGCCCGCATCAAGAAGACGCTGCCGGTGCGCGGCCCGCAGGCGCCCACGCTGCGCGAGCTGATGCGCTGGTACTGCCTCAACACCAACACGCACGGCTGCCGCCGCATCGTGGTGTCCCGCGGGCGGCTGCGCAGGTTCATCTGGATCCTGCTGACGCTGAGCGCCGTGGGGCTGATCATCTGGCAGTGCGCCGAGCTCCTCTTGAACTACTACAGCGCGTCCGTGTCCGTCACCGTGCAGTTTCAGAAGCTGCCCTTCCCCGCCGTCACCATCTGCAACATCAACCCCTACAA GTACAGCTCGATGAAAGATTATTTATCTGAGTTGgacaaagagacaaaaaaagcGCTGGAGACGTTCTATGGATTCTCAGAGGGCAAGTCCAAGGtgcggcgggcggcgggcgaCTGGAACGGCACCGAGAGCCTGTTCTTCGAGCAGATCCCCCTGCTGAGGTTCGAGGATTCCTCCAGGACCGCCACCGACTTCCGTAgcgggaggaagaggaaagtcGAGGGCAGCGTCTTCCACAAGGACTCGTCCATAGTGAACTCTGGGGATTCAAATGATATCATCGGATTCCAGCTG TGCGATGCAAACAACAGCAGTGAGTGTGCACTTTATACATTCAGTTCTGGTGTTAATGCTATCCAAGAATGGTACAAGCTGCATTACATGAACATCATGGCACAGATTCCCTTGGAGACTAAAGAAGAATTGAGTTATTCTGCCGATGACCTTCTACTGACATGTTTTTTTGATGGCCTATCTTGTGACAAAAG GCACTTCACCCGTTTCCATCACCCCCTGCACGGCAACTGCTACACCTTCAACAGTGGGGAGAACGGGACGGTCCTGAGCACCTCCACCGGCGGCAGCGAGTACG GGCTGCAGGTTGTTCTGTACATCGATGAAGCAGACTACAACCCTTTCCTGGTGACATCGACGGGAGCCAAGATCATTGTCCACGACCAAGATGAATATCCTTTCATTGAGGACATCGGCACAGAAATCGAGACGGCGGCGGCCACCTCCATAGGGATGCACTTT ACACGGTCCCGCAAGCTGAGCAAACCCTACAGTGACTGCACAGAGACCGGTGCTGATATACCAGTAGAAAACCTCTATAACAAGAGCTACTCCCTCCAG atttGCCTACACTCCTGCTTCCAGAAAGCCATGGTGGAGTCCTGCGGCTGTGCCCAGTATGCACAGCCACTGCCCGCTGGGGCGGAGTACTGCAACTACAAGAAGAACCCCAACTGGA TGTACTGCTACTACAGACTGCACGAGAAGTTTGTGAAGGAGCAGCTGGGCTGCCAGCAGATCTGCAAGGATGCCTGCAG cttcAAGGAGTGGGCGCTCACCACCAGCATCGCTCAGTGGCCCTCCACCGTGTCTGAG GACTGGATGCTTCGAGTACTCTCTTGGGACAAAGGGCAGAAAATCAACAAGAAGCTGAACAA GACGGACCTTGCGAACCTCATGGTGTTCTACAAAGACCTGAATGAGCGCTTCATCTCAGAGAACCCCGCCAACACG CTTGTCATCCTTCTGTCCAACTTCGGcgggcagctggggctgtggaTGAGCTGCTCTGTTGTCTGCGTCATCGAGATCATCGAGGTCTTCTTCATCGATTCATTCTCCATCGTCACGCGGCACCAATGGCAGAAGGCGAAGAAGTGGTGGAACCACCGGAAAAGAGACGGGACGGGCAAACCCCCCGAGGTGGGCAATGTGGAGCAGCAGGGCCACGACAACCCCGCCTGTATCGACGAGGACCTGCCCACCTTCAACACTGCCCTGCGCCTGCCGCTGCCCCAGGAGGGCCACCTGCCCAGGACTCCCCCCCCGAACTACAGCACTTTGCGGCTGGAGACCGCCTTCACGGAGCAGCTCCCCGACACGCTGGAGGCCGGGCAGCTCTGA
- the SCNN1G gene encoding amiloride-sensitive sodium channel subunit gamma isoform X2, translated as MAPGKKITARIKKTLPVRGPQAPTLRELMRWYCLNTNTHGCRRIVVSRGRLRRFIWILLTLSAVGLIIWQCAELLLNYYSASVSVTVQFQKLPFPAVTICNINPYKYSSMKDYLSELDKETKKALETFYGFSEGKSKVRRAAGDWNGTESLFFEQIPLLRFEDSSRTATDFRSGRKRKVEGSVFHKDSSIVNSGDSNDIIGFQLCDANNSSECALYTFSSGVNAIQEWYKLHYMNIMAQIPLETKEELSYSADDLLLTCFFDGLSCDKRHFTRFHHPLHGNCYTFNSGENGTVLSTSTGGSEYGLQVVLYIDEADYNPFLVTSTGAKIIVHDQDEYPFIEDIGTEIETAAATSIGMHFTRSRKLSKPYSDCTETGADIPVENLYNKSYSLQICLHSCFQKAMVESCGCAQYAQPLPAGAEYCNYKKNPNWMYCYYRLHEKFVKEQLGCQQICKDACSFKEWALTTSIAQWPSTVSEDWMLRVLSWDKGQKINKKLNKTDLANLMVFYKDLNERFISENPANTLVILLSNFGGQLGLWMSCSVVCVIEIIEVFFIDSFSIVTRHQWQKAKKWWNHRKRDGTGKPPEVGNVEQQGHDNPACIDEDLPTFNTALRLPLPQEGHLPRTPPPNYSTLRLETAFTEQLPDTLEAGQL; from the exons ATGGCCCCCGGGAAGAAGATCACCGCCCGCATCAAGAAGACGCTGCCGGTGCGCGGCCCGCAGGCGCCCACGCTGCGCGAGCTGATGCGCTGGTACTGCCTCAACACCAACACGCACGGCTGCCGCCGCATCGTGGTGTCCCGCGGGCGGCTGCGCAGGTTCATCTGGATCCTGCTGACGCTGAGCGCCGTGGGGCTGATCATCTGGCAGTGCGCCGAGCTCCTCTTGAACTACTACAGCGCGTCCGTGTCCGTCACCGTGCAGTTTCAGAAGCTGCCCTTCCCCGCCGTCACCATCTGCAACATCAACCCCTACAA GTACAGCTCGATGAAAGATTATTTATCTGAGTTGgacaaagagacaaaaaaagcGCTGGAGACGTTCTATGGATTCTCAGAGGGCAAGTCCAAGGtgcggcgggcggcgggcgaCTGGAACGGCACCGAGAGCCTGTTCTTCGAGCAGATCCCCCTGCTGAGGTTCGAGGATTCCTCCAGGACCGCCACCGACTTCCGTAgcgggaggaagaggaaagtcGAGGGCAGCGTCTTCCACAAGGACTCGTCCATAGTGAACTCTGGGGATTCAAATGATATCATCGGATTCCAGCTG TGCGATGCAAACAACAGCAGTGAGTGTGCACTTTATACATTCAGTTCTGGTGTTAATGCTATCCAAGAATGGTACAAGCTGCATTACATGAACATCATGGCACAGATTCCCTTGGAGACTAAAGAAGAATTGAGTTATTCTGCCGATGACCTTCTACTGACATGTTTTTTTGATGGCCTATCTTGTGACAAAAG GCACTTCACCCGTTTCCATCACCCCCTGCACGGCAACTGCTACACCTTCAACAGTGGGGAGAACGGGACGGTCCTGAGCACCTCCACCGGCGGCAGCGAGTACG GGCTGCAGGTTGTTCTGTACATCGATGAAGCAGACTACAACCCTTTCCTGGTGACATCGACGGGAGCCAAGATCATTGTCCACGACCAAGATGAATATCCTTTCATTGAGGACATCGGCACAGAAATCGAGACGGCGGCGGCCACCTCCATAGGGATGCACTTT ACACGGTCCCGCAAGCTGAGCAAACCCTACAGTGACTGCACAGAGACCGGTGCTGATATACCAGTAGAAAACCTCTATAACAAGAGCTACTCCCTCCAG atttGCCTACACTCCTGCTTCCAGAAAGCCATGGTGGAGTCCTGCGGCTGTGCCCAGTATGCACAGCCACTGCCCGCTGGGGCGGAGTACTGCAACTACAAGAAGAACCCCAACTGGA TGTACTGCTACTACAGACTGCACGAGAAGTTTGTGAAGGAGCAGCTGGGCTGCCAGCAGATCTGCAAGGATGCCTGCAG cttcAAGGAGTGGGCGCTCACCACCAGCATCGCTCAGTGGCCCTCCACCGTGTCTGAG GACTGGATGCTTCGAGTACTCTCTTGGGACAAAGGGCAGAAAATCAACAAGAAGCTGAACAA GACGGACCTTGCGAACCTCATGGTGTTCTACAAAGACCTGAATGAGCGCTTCATCTCAGAGAACCCCGCCAACACG CTTGTCATCCTTCTGTCCAACTTCGGcgggcagctggggctgtggaTGAGCTGCTCTGTTGTCTGCGTCATCGAGATCATCGAGGTCTTCTTCATCGATTCATTCTCCATCGTCACGCGGCACCAATGGCAGAAGGCGAAGAAGTGGTGGAACCACCGGAAAAGAGACGGGACGGGCAAACCCCCCGAGGTGGGCAATGTGGAGCAGCAGGGCCACGACAACCCCGCCTGTATCGACGAGGACCTGCCCACCTTCAACACTGCCCTGCGCCTGCCGCTGCCCCAGGAGGGCCACCTGCCCAGGACTCCCCCCCCGAACTACAGCACTTTGCGGCTGGAGACCGCCTTCACGGAGCAGCTCCCCGACACGCTGGAGGCCGGGCAGCTCTGA